A genomic window from Sulfurimonas sp. includes:
- a CDS encoding agmatine deiminase family protein encodes MKRLIAEFEEQSFTQIIFPHKNTDWICCLEEARKNFVNIINAIIKYQKCLVVCTDIEETKSYFEENKNLFFIEYETNDCWARDTSALSIEEDKEIKLLDFTFTGWGGKFEAEKDNLLTKSISKHYSKPIDTIDFILEGGGVESNGIDAILTTSECMLNKNRNSSLDSIQITQKLNDYFGATKIHYLDHGYLAGDDTDSHIDTLARFVDQNTIMYVEPPKNKDDEHFNELKKMEDELKVIASQNSYNLVTLPFCDPVYFEDERLPATYANFLFVNGAVLVPVYGIKQDEEALKIFEDFFTDLDIVGIDCSTLIKQHGSLHCVTMNFAKGVDITL; translated from the coding sequence ATGAAAAGGTTAATAGCCGAGTTTGAAGAACAAAGTTTTACACAAATTATTTTCCCTCATAAAAATACGGACTGGATCTGCTGTTTGGAAGAGGCAAGAAAAAACTTTGTAAATATTATAAATGCAATCATAAAATATCAAAAATGTTTAGTTGTCTGTACAGATATTGAAGAGACTAAAAGTTATTTTGAAGAAAATAAAAACCTATTTTTCATAGAATATGAAACAAACGACTGCTGGGCAAGAGACACTTCTGCTCTAAGTATAGAAGAGGACAAAGAGATAAAACTGCTTGATTTTACATTTACGGGTTGGGGTGGAAAGTTTGAAGCAGAAAAAGACAATCTTTTAACGAAAAGTATTTCTAAACACTACTCAAAACCTATTGATACTATTGATTTTATATTAGAAGGCGGTGGTGTTGAGAGTAATGGAATTGATGCGATACTTACTACAAGTGAATGTATGCTAAATAAAAACAGAAACAGCTCATTAGATTCAATTCAAATAACTCAAAAACTTAACGACTACTTCGGTGCAACAAAGATCCACTACTTAGATCACGGCTATCTAGCAGGTGATGATACAGACTCACATATAGATACATTAGCCCGTTTTGTTGATCAAAATACAATTATGTACGTAGAACCTCCAAAAAATAAGGACGATGAACACTTTAATGAACTTAAAAAAATGGAAGATGAATTAAAAGTAATTGCATCCCAAAATAGTTATAACTTAGTAACTCTTCCATTTTGTGATCCGGTATATTTTGAAGATGAAAGACTACCTGCAACATATGCTAATTTTTTATTTGTTAACGGAGCTGTTTTAGTACCAGTATACGGTATTAAACAAGATGAAGAAGCACTTAAAATATTTGAAGATTTTTTTACAGATTTAGATATTGTAGGAATTGATTGTTCAACACTGATCAAGCAACACGGTTCACTTCACTGTGTTACTATGAACTTTGCAAAAGGAGTAGATATTACTTTGTAA
- a CDS encoding TonB-dependent receptor: protein MKKIIPLSLMALSALYAQEIELDSINVESTYITEVAQKAQKSADLADALSTQVPSIDMNRRSGIANDIIIRGQKRDNISIEVDGTKVCGACPNRMDPPVSHVLASQIEDIEVIEGPYDVETFGTMSGGVKITTKKPSAKPSGEVNVGMGAWGYNKIGATISGGNDIVRALVSVSRENSEQYEDGNGDTLAEQVVKNGAQMGNQYKPANEDMDAYTKKSLMTKIFVNPLDNHELRLGYTANRSDNVLYPNTPMDAVKDDSDIYSVGYKISNISNLYKDLDIQYYKSTVVHPMSTQYRKASMMPAMDKTNDMDSSMEGLKIINTLDLAGTDMDIGLDGSERKWSGEYYNTTSGAYLGNSIDETTTKNMAVFAKLKKSFGDLDLKLGARYDSTEITNVSTMFTDRDFDTYNVNLFTNYALGKNNSIFFGAGQASRVPDARELYFKSGGVVVGTPTLKETVNTQVDLGYQVQSDSFDFKLKTFYSMLDDYIYYHKGQSPNAFDNIDATIYGAEVTSTYYATDALSIDAALSYKVGEKDKALVGQTDTDLADIAPLRGSMAVNYEYAADSLVKLEVQASDKWSDFDSDNGEQKLAGWAVANLSIKHTLEKKFDFTIGVNNIFGKTYAMSNTYSDITLITTGAGDTILLNEPGRYLYTNMNFRF, encoded by the coding sequence ATGAAAAAAATAATTCCGTTATCATTAATGGCTTTAAGTGCTCTTTATGCACAAGAGATAGAACTTGATAGTATAAATGTAGAATCAACATATATTACTGAAGTAGCACAGAAAGCTCAAAAATCAGCAGACTTGGCAGATGCTCTTAGCACACAAGTTCCAAGTATTGATATGAACAGACGTTCAGGTATAGCAAACGATATTATCATCCGTGGTCAAAAACGTGACAATATCTCTATAGAGGTTGACGGTACTAAAGTATGCGGTGCATGTCCAAATAGAATGGATCCGCCTGTATCACACGTTTTAGCTTCTCAAATAGAAGATATTGAAGTTATTGAAGGTCCTTATGATGTAGAAACTTTTGGAACTATGAGTGGCGGAGTTAAAATTACTACTAAAAAACCATCTGCAAAACCAAGCGGTGAAGTAAATGTCGGTATGGGTGCATGGGGATACAACAAAATCGGTGCTACGATAAGTGGTGGAAACGACATAGTTCGTGCATTAGTTAGTGTCAGCCGTGAAAACTCTGAACAATATGAAGATGGAAACGGTGATACATTAGCAGAGCAAGTTGTAAAAAACGGTGCTCAAATGGGTAACCAATATAAACCTGCTAATGAAGATATGGATGCTTATACTAAAAAAAGTTTAATGACTAAGATTTTTGTAAATCCATTAGATAACCATGAACTTCGCCTTGGATACACTGCAAACAGAAGTGACAATGTACTTTATCCAAATACTCCGATGGATGCCGTAAAAGACGATAGCGATATATACAGTGTAGGTTATAAAATATCTAATATTTCTAACCTATATAAAGATTTAGATATCCAATACTACAAATCAACTGTAGTTCACCCAATGAGTACACAATATAGAAAAGCTTCTATGATGCCGGCAATGGATAAAACAAACGATATGGATTCATCTATGGAAGGTTTAAAAATCATCAATACTTTAGACCTAGCCGGAACTGATATGGATATTGGACTTGACGGAAGTGAGAGAAAATGGAGCGGTGAATATTATAACACTACATCCGGAGCATATTTAGGTAACAGTATTGATGAAACTACCACTAAAAATATGGCGGTTTTTGCAAAACTAAAAAAATCTTTTGGTGATTTAGATCTTAAACTTGGTGCTAGATACGATTCAACTGAGATCACAAATGTTAGTACAATGTTTACAGACAGAGACTTTGATACATACAATGTAAATCTGTTTACAAACTATGCACTTGGAAAGAATAACTCTATCTTCTTTGGTGCTGGACAAGCCAGCCGTGTTCCTGATGCTAGAGAGTTATACTTCAAATCAGGTGGTGTAGTAGTTGGTACACCTACACTAAAAGAGACTGTAAATACTCAAGTTGATCTAGGTTACCAAGTTCAATCTGATAGTTTTGATTTTAAACTAAAAACTTTTTATTCGATGCTTGATGATTATATCTACTACCATAAAGGACAATCTCCTAATGCTTTTGACAACATAGATGCGACTATATACGGTGCAGAAGTAACTTCAACTTATTATGCTACAGATGCTCTAAGCATAGATGCTGCACTTTCATACAAAGTTGGAGAAAAAGACAAAGCATTAGTTGGACAAACAGATACTGATCTGGCAGACATTGCTCCACTTCGCGGTTCTATGGCAGTTAACTATGAATATGCCGCAGACAGCTTAGTAAAACTAGAAGTACAAGCTAGTGACAAATGGAGCGATTTTGACAGTGACAATGGTGAGCAGAAACTAGCAGGATGGGCTGTTGCAAACTTAAGTATCAAACACACTTTAGAGAAAAAATTTGACTTCACTATCGGTGTAAACAACATTTTCGGTAAAACTTATGCTATGAGTAACACTTACTCAGATATTACGCTTATAACTACTGGAGCAGGAGATACTATTCTTCTAAACGAACCTGGTCGTTATCTATACACAAATATGAACTTCAGATTCTAA
- the ispG gene encoding flavodoxin-dependent (E)-4-hydroxy-3-methylbut-2-enyl-diphosphate synthase produces the protein MIKRVPTKKIYVGDVAVGGDAPISVQSMTYSKTSNVKETVEQINRLHFAGCDIVRCAVPDMEDALALKEIKEQISLPLVADIHFNHKLALVAAEVVDCIRINPGNIGSKEKVAEVVKACQERNLPIRIGVNAGSLEKQFDAKYGQSAEGMVASAEYNIKYLEDLGFEDIKVSLKASDVQRTVDAYRMLRPKNNYPFHLGVTEAGTLFHATVKSSIGLGALLLDGIGDTMRVSITGELEEEINVARAILKDSGAAKDGLNIISCPTCGRIEADLVSAVSEIEKRTKHIKAPLNVSVMGCVVNAIGEAAHADVAIAYGKGKGLVMVKGEVVANLDEKELVDKFVHEVEEMAKKEEDN, from the coding sequence ATGATAAAAAGAGTACCTACTAAAAAAATATATGTCGGTGATGTTGCTGTTGGTGGTGATGCGCCTATAAGCGTACAGTCTATGACATATTCTAAAACTTCTAATGTTAAAGAGACAGTTGAGCAGATCAACCGTCTGCACTTTGCAGGGTGTGATATCGTCCGTTGTGCGGTACCAGATATGGAAGATGCACTGGCACTTAAAGAGATCAAAGAGCAGATCTCACTACCTCTTGTTGCAGATATACACTTTAACCATAAGTTAGCTCTTGTAGCTGCAGAAGTTGTTGACTGTATTCGTATTAATCCAGGAAACATAGGTTCTAAAGAAAAAGTAGCAGAGGTTGTAAAAGCCTGTCAAGAGAGAAATCTTCCGATCCGCATTGGTGTAAATGCAGGAAGTCTTGAAAAGCAGTTTGATGCAAAATACGGTCAAAGTGCAGAGGGTATGGTAGCTTCAGCCGAGTACAATATAAAATACCTAGAAGACTTAGGATTTGAAGATATAAAAGTATCTCTAAAAGCCTCTGATGTTCAGCGTACAGTTGATGCATACAGAATGTTAAGACCAAAAAACAACTACCCTTTTCATTTGGGTGTTACAGAAGCTGGAACTTTGTTTCACGCTACGGTTAAAAGTTCAATCGGACTTGGTGCACTTTTACTTGATGGTATAGGCGATACTATGCGTGTAAGTATTACAGGTGAGCTTGAAGAAGAGATCAATGTAGCTCGCGCAATACTTAAAGACAGCGGTGCTGCAAAAGACGGTCTTAACATCATTTCGTGCCCTACATGTGGAAGAATTGAAGCTGATCTTGTAAGTGCGGTAAGTGAGATTGAAAAGCGTACCAAACATATAAAAGCACCGCTAAATGTTTCAGTAATGGGATGTGTTGTAAACGCCATAGGTGAAGCCGCTCATGCTGATGTGGCTATAGCGTATGGAAAAGGCAAAGGTCTTGTAATGGTTAAGGGTGAAGTTGTAGCAAACTTGGATGAGAAAGAGCTTGTTGACAAGTTTGTCCATGAGGTTGAAGAGATGGCAAAAAAAGAGGAAGATAATTAA
- a CDS encoding replicative DNA helicase, whose protein sequence is MQENLYNLAFERSILSSIVFEPAQFDELSTALKVDDFYLPAHQDIFNAMMKLLQKDQPIDEEFIKKELVAVKKFDEQVMLEILSANPISNTKAYVEEIKDKSLKRHLLTLTTEIKRVTVEEELPSAEVVDIVEKKLYDITQDNQTSDFKDSPQMTFDTMEYIKEMKARGNSVLVGVDTGFNELNKMTTGFGKGDLVIIAARPAMGKTSFVLNTVNSIITAGKGVAFFSLEMPAEQLMLRLLSIQTSIPLQKLRVGDMSDDQWTSLGGAIDKMNSAKLFVDDQGSININQLRSKLRKLKNQHPEIEIAVIDYLQIMQGIGNQDRHLQVSEISRGLKMLARELNIPIIALSQLNRGLEARNDKRPMLSDIRESGSIEQDADIILFVYRDDVYLYKEEKEREKAAKAEGKEFIPTYVEKEEEDAEIIIGKQRNGPTGHVKLVFQKKLTRFVEPSPRVIETAFETVDTKSANMDVGDIPEPAQNDSISMPTL, encoded by the coding sequence ATGCAAGAAAACTTATATAATCTGGCTTTTGAGAGAAGTATTTTAAGTTCAATCGTATTTGAACCAGCTCAGTTTGACGAGTTAAGCACTGCACTAAAAGTAGATGATTTTTATCTTCCTGCGCACCAAGATATATTTAACGCTATGATGAAGCTTTTACAAAAAGATCAGCCGATCGATGAAGAGTTTATAAAAAAAGAGCTTGTGGCAGTTAAAAAGTTTGATGAGCAGGTTATGCTTGAAATATTATCAGCCAACCCAATCTCAAACACAAAAGCATATGTTGAAGAGATCAAAGACAAATCTCTAAAACGCCATCTTCTTACTCTAACTACAGAGATCAAACGCGTAACTGTTGAAGAGGAACTTCCATCTGCGGAAGTAGTTGATATAGTTGAGAAAAAACTATACGACATTACGCAAGATAATCAGACAAGTGACTTTAAAGACTCACCTCAAATGACCTTTGATACTATGGAGTACATCAAAGAGATGAAAGCTAGAGGTAACTCAGTTTTAGTTGGTGTAGATACAGGGTTTAACGAGCTAAACAAGATGACCACTGGTTTTGGTAAGGGTGATTTGGTTATTATCGCTGCTCGTCCTGCGATGGGAAAAACATCTTTTGTACTAAATACAGTAAACTCTATAATCACAGCAGGTAAAGGTGTGGCTTTTTTCTCTTTAGAGATGCCGGCTGAGCAGTTGATGTTAAGGCTTCTATCTATTCAGACATCTATACCACTACAAAAACTACGTGTTGGTGATATGAGTGATGATCAGTGGACTAGTCTTGGCGGTGCAATTGACAAGATGAACTCTGCTAAACTATTTGTTGACGATCAGGGTAGTATCAACATTAACCAGCTTCGCTCAAAACTGCGTAAACTGAAAAATCAGCATCCTGAGATCGAGATTGCCGTGATCGATTACCTTCAAATTATGCAGGGAATCGGAAACCAAGACAGACACCTTCAAGTATCTGAAATCTCACGTGGACTTAAAATGCTTGCACGTGAGCTAAACATACCGATCATTGCACTCTCACAACTTAACCGTGGTCTTGAGGCTCGTAACGACAAACGTCCTATGCTAAGCGATATTCGTGAGTCTGGTTCGATTGAGCAGGATGCGGATATTATCCTATTTGTTTACCGTGATGACGTTTACCTTTACAAAGAGGAAAAAGAGCGTGAAAAAGCTGCCAAAGCTGAAGGTAAAGAGTTTATACCTACATACGTTGAAAAAGAGGAAGAAGACGCTGAGATCATTATCGGTAAACAGCGTAATGGACCTACAGGGCATGTTAAACTTGTATTTCAGAAAAAACTTACAAGGTTTGTTGAACCTAGTCCAAGAGTTATTGAGACAGCTTTTGAAACTGTCGATACAAAATCTGCAAATATGGATGTCGGTGACATTCCTGAGCCTGCTCAAAACGACTCAATCTCAATGCCGACATTGTAG
- a CDS encoding ComEC/Rec2 family competence protein — MQLQRIELFNTKKEFLAFLGICLFILFYALLIEYNNYKNLTRFDSALVDAEVVKQYTKTKQTKQTKNSKSKKYQVLKLKSDQGFYFYTSVNKNFPNVKNKKLKLEIFAGEINFYEYMTYFYAYSKVLNIDKHISLRESLNTYIAQLHKDKNIASIYQALYTATPLPTDLQKIFSNLGVSYLLAISGFHLGVLAAVLFFLFKFPYKFLQQKYFPYRSYKVDSFIFISITLLVYLLFLDSPPSLLRAYAMLIIGFFLYDRGYKIISMQTLLLTVILLLCIFPRLFFSIGFWLSVSGVFYIFLFLIHFKHINKVWQFTLIPFWVYLTMLPFSLVLFGNFSLYHPLSILWTTLFTLFYPLSILIHIIGLGDIFDSMLTSFLTLSEVGYIVNISFIYLILHILFSFASVFKKYILFVLFLESISLFLYLFISKAAL; from the coding sequence ATGCAACTACAAAGGATAGAACTCTTTAATACTAAAAAAGAGTTTTTAGCCTTTCTTGGCATCTGTTTATTCATCCTTTTTTATGCACTCCTTATAGAATACAACAACTATAAAAATCTTACAAGATTTGATAGCGCTCTTGTAGATGCTGAAGTTGTCAAACAATACACTAAAACAAAACAAACAAAACAAACTAAAAATTCTAAATCTAAAAAGTATCAAGTTCTAAAACTAAAATCTGATCAAGGTTTTTATTTTTATACCTCAGTTAATAAAAATTTTCCTAATGTTAAAAATAAAAAACTAAAACTTGAAATATTTGCAGGTGAGATAAACTTTTATGAATATATGACCTACTTTTACGCTTATTCTAAAGTTTTAAATATCGATAAACATATATCTCTCAGAGAAAGCCTAAATACATACATTGCACAACTACATAAAGACAAAAATATAGCTTCGATCTACCAAGCACTCTATACAGCTACTCCCCTTCCGACAGATCTACAAAAAATTTTTTCAAACTTAGGAGTGTCATATCTTCTTGCTATTAGCGGTTTTCATCTTGGAGTACTTGCAGCTGTATTGTTCTTTTTATTCAAATTTCCTTACAAGTTTTTACAACAAAAATATTTTCCATATAGAAGTTACAAAGTAGATTCGTTTATATTTATAAGTATTACTCTTTTGGTTTATCTGCTGTTTTTAGATTCACCACCATCTCTTCTTCGAGCTTATGCAATGCTGATAATTGGATTTTTTCTTTATGATAGGGGATATAAAATAATCTCTATGCAGACACTTCTTTTAACAGTTATCCTACTGCTTTGTATATTTCCAAGACTATTTTTCAGCATAGGATTTTGGCTGAGTGTTAGCGGAGTATTTTATATATTTTTATTTCTCATCCATTTCAAACATATAAACAAAGTGTGGCAGTTTACACTCATCCCTTTTTGGGTATATCTTACAATGCTTCCTTTTTCACTTGTGCTGTTTGGAAACTTTAGTTTATATCATCCACTCTCAATACTCTGGACAACACTGTTTACTCTCTTTTATCCTCTAAGTATACTTATACACATTATAGGGCTAGGAGATATTTTTGATTCTATGCTTACCAGTTTTTTAACTCTATCAGAAGTAGGATATATTGTAAATATTAGTTTTATCTACCTAATTTTGCATATATTATTTTCATTTGCAAGTGTATTTAAAAAATATATACTTTTTGTATTATTTTTAGAATCTATATCTCTTTTTTTATACTTATTTATTTCTAAAGCAGCGTTATAG
- a CDS encoding Crp/Fnr family transcriptional regulator — protein MDLFEYEFFNDIKKEDKERIEKSSKFISLPIGSQLYYEGDINQDILFLKQGKVKVYITPENIDKGEVTLYYISAGEQCLVNTFSTVTQTPTLASAVVDESIEGWLIPKEDVLWLINNSQSYRNFKIELCGERLGIVMDLIKSIKFDQLDQRLLNWLYVQGKNTIKITHEKIANILGVSREAISRNLKKLENSGNIKLSRGSITLL, from the coding sequence ATGGATCTATTTGAATATGAGTTTTTTAACGATATAAAAAAAGAGGATAAAGAGAGAATTGAAAAAAGTTCTAAATTTATATCCCTTCCTATCGGTTCACAACTTTATTATGAAGGTGATATCAATCAGGATATATTGTTTTTAAAACAGGGAAAAGTTAAGGTCTACATAACTCCTGAAAATATTGACAAAGGTGAAGTTACACTTTATTATATATCTGCCGGTGAACAATGTTTAGTAAATACCTTTAGTACAGTTACTCAAACTCCGACTTTGGCTTCTGCAGTCGTAGATGAATCTATTGAGGGCTGGCTGATACCAAAAGAGGATGTCTTATGGCTTATTAACAACTCTCAAAGTTACAGAAATTTTAAAATAGAGTTATGTGGAGAGAGACTTGGAATAGTAATGGATCTGATTAAGTCTATTAAGTTTGACCAATTAGATCAAAGGTTGTTAAATTGGCTCTATGTGCAAGGAAAAAATACTATAAAAATCACACATGAAAAGATAGCAAATATTTTGGGTGTTTCAAGGGAAGCAATTAGCAGAAACCTAAAAAAACTTGAAAACTCTGGTAATATAAAACTTTCCCGCGGATCTATAACGCTGCTTTAG
- a CDS encoding DsrE family protein: MNNINKFIGVMFITMLMAFNLQADESKRLLISLSSGDFKSSGSGVAIANAMQDAGVKTVVFINSNSVKYALKNGKQEKFGPTNSTIKDMLSSLVKKGGAVVICGMNAKFQEVQAKDVVKGVKIIGGSQAYGALFAPNTQTLSF, from the coding sequence ATGAATAATATAAATAAATTCATAGGCGTAATGTTTATAACAATGCTTATGGCTTTTAACTTACAAGCGGACGAGTCTAAACGTCTTTTAATCTCACTATCATCAGGTGATTTTAAATCAAGCGGTAGCGGAGTGGCTATTGCAAACGCTATGCAGGATGCAGGTGTAAAAACTGTTGTTTTTATTAACTCAAACAGTGTTAAATACGCACTGAAAAATGGTAAGCAAGAAAAATTTGGACCTACAAACAGCACTATAAAAGATATGTTGTCATCTTTGGTAAAGAAAGGTGGAGCCGTAGTTATATGCGGTATGAATGCAAAATTTCAAGAAGTTCAAGCGAAAGATGTAGTAAAAGGTGTTAAAATTATAGGTGGCTCTCAAGCATATGGTGCTCTGTTCGCACCAAATACGCAAACATTGTCTTTTTAA
- a CDS encoding c-type cytochrome has protein sequence MKYFLVGGFGLLVLVLVSKVFVVLGLINLETFSSEARIKQTKVEQINEKKLQTIGKQTYEVFCSSCHGMDGKGNNGKAHNHTKRIAKKTVLDIIKNGSNNFKTIYPSGMPSGLVNEMEAQEVATYVANGMKTKKPKAWSVCASCHDESGEGILYVAPNIKYYSDELVLTVLKNGKKGVIGTMPDSFADKLSEIQIKALANYIRSIQK, from the coding sequence ATGAAATATTTTTTAGTGGGCGGTTTTGGATTATTGGTACTTGTACTTGTGTCAAAAGTTTTTGTAGTGTTAGGTTTGATCAATTTGGAAACTTTCTCTTCAGAAGCAAGGATAAAACAAACTAAGGTTGAGCAAATTAATGAAAAAAAGCTTCAAACTATCGGTAAGCAGACTTATGAAGTTTTTTGTTCATCTTGTCATGGTATGGATGGAAAAGGTAACAATGGTAAAGCTCATAATCATACCAAAAGAATTGCGAAAAAAACAGTACTAGATATTATAAAAAACGGCTCTAACAATTTTAAAACAATATATCCATCAGGTATGCCATCTGGTTTAGTAAACGAAATGGAAGCCCAAGAGGTTGCGACATATGTTGCAAACGGTATGAAGACTAAAAAACCAAAAGCTTGGAGTGTATGTGCATCTTGTCACGATGAAAGCGGAGAGGGAATATTGTATGTAGCTCCAAATATAAAATACTATAGTGACGAGCTAGTATTAACCGTATTAAAAAATGGTAAAAAAGGTGTAATAGGCACTATGCCGGACTCTTTTGCAGATAAACTTTCGGAAATACAGATAAAAGCGCTTGCAAACTATATAAGAAGTATACAAAAATAA
- a CDS encoding cytochrome-c peroxidase, protein MKYIILILLTINLFSLEDLKLVELAYKSGLKPVAQDFETLLKDLNSSVNDLSKDKIILGKKLFFDKNLSLNKDISCASCHNFNLGGADAKPTAIGHKSQENPFHLNTPTVLNTAFSKKFFWDGRSETLENQAKGPLQAPFEMSITPPLAEKRISENKAYINMFKNAFSTQDITFDKIAEAISSYEKTLVTRGRYDDFLLGYFEKLSQNEKDGMELFITKGCVGCHNGIGFGGQAIRKFPLSYHTIWSMKKPNEIKTLLNKYNNSLESQIQNSDMKILKEGFSSTSSLSCDECHKNNTGVAFPFENIGGFTGSRKHKGYFRVPLLRNVVKTGPYFHNGEIKELKEAVKMMGLHQLRIDLSDIEIEKIISFFKSLNGEIVDFTK, encoded by the coding sequence ATGAAATACATCATATTAATATTATTAACAATCAATCTTTTCTCATTGGAAGATTTAAAACTGGTTGAACTCGCTTATAAGAGCGGTTTGAAACCTGTAGCACAAGATTTTGAAACCCTCTTAAAAGATTTAAATTCAAGTGTTAACGATCTTAGTAAAGATAAAATTATCTTAGGTAAAAAACTTTTCTTTGATAAAAACCTCTCGTTAAACAAAGATATAAGCTGTGCATCTTGTCACAACTTTAATCTTGGTGGTGCAGATGCCAAACCAACGGCAATAGGGCATAAAAGTCAAGAAAACCCCTTTCATTTAAATACTCCAACTGTTTTAAACACTGCATTTTCAAAAAAGTTTTTTTGGGATGGCAGAAGTGAAACGCTTGAAAATCAAGCCAAAGGACCACTTCAAGCACCTTTTGAGATGTCTATAACTCCGCCTTTAGCTGAAAAAAGAATATCTGAAAATAAAGCGTATATAAATATGTTTAAAAATGCATTTAGCACACAAGATATTACATTTGATAAGATTGCAGAAGCTATATCTTCGTATGAAAAAACTTTGGTCACAAGAGGCAGATATGATGATTTTTTACTAGGGTACTTTGAGAAGCTTTCGCAGAATGAAAAAGACGGTATGGAACTTTTTATAACAAAAGGTTGTGTAGGTTGTCATAACGGTATAGGTTTTGGTGGTCAAGCGATAAGAAAATTTCCTCTCTCTTACCACACCATATGGAGTATGAAAAAACCTAATGAGATCAAAACACTTTTAAATAAATATAATAATTCTTTAGAATCGCAAATACAAAATAGTGATATGAAAATTTTAAAAGAGGGCTTTTCTTCTACTAGTTCTTTATCTTGCGATGAGTGTCATAAAAACAATACCGGTGTAGCTTTTCCGTTTGAGAACATAGGCGGTTTTACGGGTTCAAGAAAACACAAAGGATATTTTAGGGTACCGCTACTTAGAAATGTCGTAAAAACTGGACCATATTTTCATAACGGCGAGATAAAAGAGCTAAAAGAAGCAGTAAAAATGATGGGCTTACACCAACTTAGAATAGATCTAAGTGATATTGAAATTGAAAAAATCATATCATTTTTTAAATCGCTTAACGGTGAGATAGTAGATTTTACAAAATAG
- the ybaK gene encoding Cys-tRNA(Pro) deacylase, which yields MTPAIRLLKKQKIPHTVHEYKHDTSVSSYGEEAAQKMGVQAGRVFKTLVVQSDKMLAVGIVPVSSKLSLKNMAKALGVKKVAMADPKDVENATGYILGGVSPLGQKKRLKTVIDESAFEYDSVFVSAGRRGLEVELSASDLKKLLQAVYAEIAGL from the coding sequence ATGACACCTGCTATACGTTTACTGAAAAAGCAAAAAATTCCGCATACTGTTCACGAGTATAAACACGACACCAGTGTAAGCTCTTACGGTGAAGAGGCTGCACAGAAAATGGGAGTGCAGGCAGGCAGAGTTTTTAAAACTTTGGTAGTTCAAAGTGACAAAATGTTGGCGGTTGGGATCGTTCCGGTGTCTTCAAAACTGAGTCTGAAAAACATGGCAAAAGCACTTGGAGTGAAAAAAGTTGCGATGGCTGATCCAAAAGATGTTGAAAACGCAACGGGATACATTTTAGGCGGAGTTAGTCCGCTGGGACAAAAAAAGAGACTAAAAACTGTTATAGATGAGAGTGCATTTGAGTATGATAGTGTCTTTGTCAGTGCAGGAAGACGAGGTCTTGAAGTTGAACTCTCAGCGTCTGATTTGAAAAAACTTCTTCAAGCTGTTTATGCTGAAATAGCAGGTTTATAA
- a CDS encoding flavin reductase family protein yields MITDFSTLNESKKYSIMSNTIFPRPIAWITTEDEGIVNLAPFSYFAPLSSEPPLVIVSIGHKENGEPKDTLANIMKSGVCTINFAHKELLEELKNSAEALPKDESECEKFNIKAKKVLEIFPPMVADAKCALFCEYVKSVDIGSRFEPIILKINHIYIADENIDEKNHIHLENIGRVGMEYLIDSTRVK; encoded by the coding sequence ATGATCACAGATTTCTCAACACTAAACGAATCAAAAAAATACTCCATCATGAGCAATACGATCTTCCCTCGTCCGATCGCTTGGATAACTACGGAGGATGAAGGCATAGTAAATCTAGCACCATTTAGTTACTTCGCACCTTTAAGCTCAGAACCTCCACTTGTGATCGTATCTATTGGGCACAAAGAAAACGGTGAGCCTAAAGATACTCTTGCTAACATTATGAAAAGTGGAGTATGTACTATCAACTTTGCTCATAAAGAGCTTTTGGAAGAACTTAAAAACTCAGCAGAAGCTTTACCAAAAGATGAAAGTGAATGTGAAAAATTTAATATCAAAGCAAAAAAGGTTTTAGAAATTTTTCCACCTATGGTTGCAGATGCAAAGTGTGCTTTGTTTTGCGAGTATGTAAAAAGTGTAGATATAGGTAGTAGGTTCGAGCCTATAATACTAAAAATAAATCATATTTACATAGCAGATGAAAACATTGATGAAAAAAATCATATCCATTTGGAAAACATAGGAAGAGTAGGTATGGAGTATTTAATAGATAGTACGAGAGTTAAATAA